CAGTCTTTGTTGGCGCCGGTCAGCGCGGCGATCTGCGGCGCCAGCGCGGCCAGGCGCTCGGTCTTGTCGTACACGGTGCCAAGCTTCTGCTGGAAGATCACCTGCTTCAGTTTCTCGCGGCGCGCTTCCAGGCTGGTTTTCTTGTCGGTGTCGAAGAAGAAGGCGGCGTCGGCCAGGCGCGGGCGGATCACGCGCTCGTTGCCGTGGATCACCTGCGCGGCATCCTGGCTCTCGATATTGGCGACCGTAATAAAGAAGGGCAGCAGCTGGCCGTCGCCGTCGACCACGTGGAAATATTTCTGGTGCTCTTTCATTGACGAGATCAGCGCCTCGGCGGGCACGTCGAGAAAGCGTTCCTCGAAGCGGCCGGTCAGCGCCACCGGCCACTCGACCAGCGCGGTGACTTCGTCGAGCAGGTCGTCGTCGATGACCGCCTCGCCGTTGACGTTGTGCGCCTCGGCGGTGACCTGGTCGCGGATAATCTCGCGGCGCTCGTTGAAATCGACAATCACGTAACCGGGGTCGCGCAGCTGCTGCACATAATCCTGCGCCGAGTGGATCTCGAGTTCACGGTTGCAGTGGAAGCGGTGGCCGCGGCTGCTGTTGCCGGCCTGCTGGCCCAGCACTGCGGCGTCGACCACATTATTGCCGAACAGCATCAGCAGCCAGTGCACCGGGCGCACGAATTCCTCGCGGCGCGCACCCCAGCGCATCCGCTTGGGAATCGGCAGCTGTGCCAGGGATTTTTCCACGATACCGCCGAGCAGCGTCTCGGTGGCGGCACCTTTCTGTTCGCTGACAAATGCCAGGCGCTCGCCCTTGTCGGTGTCCTTGCGCTGCAGCTGGTCGACGCTGACACCGTTGCTGCGCGCGAAGCCCTCGGCCGCCTTGCTCGGCTTGCCGTCTTTATCGAACGCGGCTTTGACGGCCGGGCCGAGTTTTTCGATCTGTTTGTCGTCCTGCTTTTCCGCCAGGCCGGATACGGCTACGGCCAGGCGGCGCGGGGCGGCGTAGGCCCTGATCTCGCCAAAGGCGAGGTCGGCGCCCTTGAGGCCCTGTTCGATACCGTTGGCAAAGGCGTCCATCAGCTGGCGCAGCGCTTTCGGGGGCAGCTCTTCGGTGCCCAGTTCAACCAGAAAATCCTGCGCCATTACTGCTTCTCCTCTTGTTTGGCCGCCTGCTCGACGTCTTCGGCCAGTATCTCTTTACGGATGTCGTCGGCTGCCAGCGGGAAGCCCAGTGCGCGGCGCGCATCGTAGTAGGCCTGGGCGACGGCGCGCGCCAGGGTGCGCACGCGCAGGATGTAGCGCTGGCGCTCGGTGACGGAAATGGCGTGGCGCGCGTCCAGCAGGTTGAAGGCGTGGGAGGCTTTCATCACCTGCTCGTAGGCCGGCAGTGGCAGGCCCAGGTCGATCAGGCGGCCGCTTTCGCGCTCGCAGTGATCGAAGGTGTTGAACAGGAACTCGACGTCCGCGTGCTCGAAGTTGTAGTGCGACATCTCCACTTCGTTCTGGTGGAAGACGTCACCGTAGGTGACCGGGCTGCCATCCGGGTTACGGGTCCATACCAGGTCGTAGATGGACTCGACGCCCTGCAGGTACATGGCGATGCGCTCGAGGCCGTAAGTGATCTCGCCGGTTACCGGGTAGCACTCGAGGCCGCCGACCTGCTGGAAGTAGGTAAACTGGGTCACTTCCATACCGTTCAGCCACACCTCCCAGCCGAGGCCCCAGGCGCCGAGGGTGGGAGATTCCCAGTTGTCCTCGACGAAGCGGATATCGTGTACCGCCGGGTCCACGCCCATGGCGCGCAGACTGTCCAGGTACAGCTCCTGAATGTTGTCCGGCGACGGCTTCATCACCACCTGGTACTGGTAGTAGTGCTGCAGGCGGTTGGGGTTCTCGCCGTAGCGGCCGTCGGTGGGGCGGCGGCAGGGCTGTACATAGGCGGCGTTCCAGGTCTCGGGGCCGATGGCGCGCAGGAAAGTGGCCGGGTGGAAGGTGCCGGCGCCCACTTCCATATCCAGAGGCTGTAGAATGACGCACCCTTGGCGCGCCCAGTAATCCTGCAGGGCAAAGATCAGGCCCTGAAAGGTGCTGTGGTCGTATTGCTTGGACACCGCTATCTCCGGATATGTTGTGTTGGTTCCGCGCCACCGCGCCGGGCGCGGGCCGGCGGCGGTGGGCAAAGGGACGCAATTATAGCGGCAGCGGGTGGCGCACTAAAGGCGCCGCTGCCACGCAGTCGCGCTGAACTCGCCATAATTGGTGTAGCGGGGGGGCGTATCCCCACAGACCCCGCGTTCGACTCTGGAATTGGGAAGTAGTTGCAATTGGATATCAAAGGCCGGCTGGCGGCTACAGCATTGAAACTGGTGGGCAGGCTGCCCCTGCACTGGACCCGGCGGCTGGGTTGGCTGGT
This region of Microbulbifer sp. SAOS-129_SWC genomic DNA includes:
- the glyQ gene encoding glycine--tRNA ligase subunit alpha; its protein translation is MSKQYDHSTFQGLIFALQDYWARQGCVILQPLDMEVGAGTFHPATFLRAIGPETWNAAYVQPCRRPTDGRYGENPNRLQHYYQYQVVMKPSPDNIQELYLDSLRAMGVDPAVHDIRFVEDNWESPTLGAWGLGWEVWLNGMEVTQFTYFQQVGGLECYPVTGEITYGLERIAMYLQGVESIYDLVWTRNPDGSPVTYGDVFHQNEVEMSHYNFEHADVEFLFNTFDHCERESGRLIDLGLPLPAYEQVMKASHAFNLLDARHAISVTERQRYILRVRTLARAVAQAYYDARRALGFPLAADDIRKEILAEDVEQAAKQEEKQ
- the glyS gene encoding glycine--tRNA ligase subunit beta, whose amino-acid sequence is MAQDFLVELGTEELPPKALRQLMDAFANGIEQGLKGADLAFGEIRAYAAPRRLAVAVSGLAEKQDDKQIEKLGPAVKAAFDKDGKPSKAAEGFARSNGVSVDQLQRKDTDKGERLAFVSEQKGAATETLLGGIVEKSLAQLPIPKRMRWGARREEFVRPVHWLLMLFGNNVVDAAVLGQQAGNSSRGHRFHCNRELEIHSAQDYVQQLRDPGYVIVDFNERREIIRDQVTAEAHNVNGEAVIDDDLLDEVTALVEWPVALTGRFEERFLDVPAEALISSMKEHQKYFHVVDGDGQLLPFFITVANIESQDAAQVIHGNERVIRPRLADAAFFFDTDKKTSLEARREKLKQVIFQQKLGTVYDKTERLAALAPQIAALTGANKDWAERAAKLCKSDLVTEMVFEFADMQGIAGYYYAENDKEPLEVAKAMYEQYMPKFAGDELPKCDTGTTIALADRLDTLVGIFGIGQPPSGSRDPFALRRASLGVIRLLVEKQLDLDLRDLLAKARDNYPRTALGEYNGVVEATLNYILERFRARYEDQGIATEVFMAVAARKLSRPLDIDNRVHAVHAFSQLAEAEALAAANKRVSNILAKLDGPAPTQVDESLLQEAAEKQLYAAVKDAQQQVQPLYDEARYTEGLAGLAGLRETVDSFFDHVMVMADDEALRNNRLALLAQLRALFLEVADISLLAPAK